The following proteins are co-located in the Silene latifolia isolate original U9 population chromosome 1, ASM4854445v1, whole genome shotgun sequence genome:
- the LOC141657705 gene encoding mitochondrial phosphate carrier protein 3, mitochondrial-like: MTTILDKTSKTHQTPLMPSFLYSSNHFSSTLTSGQSSKSSLMSNGVAMETSNVFAAAPNEKIKMYSPQFYAACTFGGSLCCGVTHMAVTPLDLVKCNMQIDPAKYQSIRSGFGILMKEQGLRGLFKGWAPTFIGYSAQGACKYGFYEYFKKYYSDLAGPENAAKYKTLIYLAGSASAEVIADVALCPFEAVKVRVQTQPGFARGMSDGFPKLIKSEGFAGLYKGLTPLWGRQIPYTMMKFSSFENIVEQLYKHVVPKPKDECSKALQLGVTSVGGYAAGVLCAVVSHPADNLVSYLNSAKGASVGDAVKNFGVWGLFTRGLPLRIVTIGTLTSAQWVIYDAFKVFVGLPTSGGAAAPAPQDA, translated from the exons ATGACAACAATCCTCGACAAAACCTCTAAAACCCATCAAACTCCCTTAATGCCATCGTTTTTGTATTCGTCGAACCATTTTTCGAGCACATTAACATCAGGACAGTCGTCGAAATCATCTTTGATGTCGAACGGAGTAGCTATGGAGACCAGTAACGTATTTGCAGCGGCTCCGAATGAGAAAATAAAAATGTACTCACCACAATTTTACGCGGCTTGTACATTTGGTGGTAGTCTTTGTTGTGGCGTTACTCATATGGCTGTCACCCCTCTTGATCTTGTTAAGTGTAACATGCAG ATTGATCCAGCAAAGTACCAAAGCATACGATCTGGATTCGGAATTTTAATGAAAGAACAAGGACTAAGAGGGTTGTTCAAGGGTTGGGCACCAACATTTATAGGATACAGTGCTCAGGGagcttgcaaatacggcttctACGAATACTTCAAGAAATACTACTCAGACTTAGCCGGTCCTGAAAACGCGGCTAAGTACAAAACCCTGATCTACCTAGCTGGTTCTGCTTCTGCTGAAGTCATTGCTGATGTTGCACTTTGCCCTTTCGAGGCTGTCAAGGTTCGTGTTCAGACTCAACCCGGCTTTGCTCGAGGCATGTCTGACGGTTTTCCTAAATTGATCAAGTCTGAAGGTTTCGCAGG ATTGTACAAGGGTTTAACTCCTCTATGGGGCCGTCAAATTCCAT ATACAATGATGAAGTTTTCATCTTTCGAGAACATAGTGGAGCAATTGTACAAACACGTCGTTCCCAAACCAAAAGACGAGTGCAGCAAGGCGCTGCAGCTTGGGGTGACCTCAGTAGGTGGATACGCTGCTGGTGTATTATGCGCGGTTGTATCACATCCTGCAGACAACTTGGTCTCATACCTCAATAGCGCCAAGGGCGCATCTGTTGGCGAT GCCGTGAAAAACTTTGGAGTATGGGGTCTTTTTACGCGAGGCCTTCCCCTTCGGATTGTCACGATTGGAACGCTTACCAGTGCTCAATGGGTTATCTATGACGCTTTCAAAGTTTTTGTTGGCCT GCCAACTTCTGGTGGTGCTGCTGCTCCTGCCCCTCAAGATGCTTAG